DNA from Chrysemys picta bellii isolate R12L10 chromosome 13, ASM1138683v2, whole genome shotgun sequence:
cccacccttcctggtcccgttccttaaacattttcttcaaaattgtgaaattaccacaatattacttacaaaaaacaaaacaaaacaaaaaaacaaacaaacataaaccacactacactgcccaaactcctatatccttcagagtttgccttaacagaacaagatctgtatcttatgtttttaacccactctgggccagagggagagacgctaagcttccctctgtattactcggtctgctaccaccgagggttcatacaccaattatacaaatccttccccggattagatccttccccggatcagagtgagaaacactaagttctcctctttagctcagtcttgctacggctgagggtgtatgtacctctataacacaatttaaacctaaactcccatatccttcagagtttggttaatccttccccggattagagtgagaaacactaaattctcctctttagctcagtcatgaacacaatttaaacctaaactcctatatccttcagagtttggttaattaactgaaagtttacactctttttcctctagtgccaggcttgctaaagctggcggtgtgcacaccagttttataataactgtggattttatgaaaggtttcagagtagcagccgtgttagtctgtatccgcaaaaagaagaacaggaggacttgtggcaccttagagactaacaaatttattagagcataagctttcgtggactacagcccacttcggatgcatccgaagaagtgggctgtagtccacgaaagcttatgctctaataaatttgttagtctctaaggtgccacaagtcctcctgttcttctttttgtggattttatgcttgctccccctttcgcattctccaccaaaatgttgtacttaaagtactgcacaggatcttttcagggggaataaggcaaaacgccacatttattagtaatacatgtattcattaacactgtattatatgcatataatatattacacttacactcacacacacacacaaacccattccgtcttgttgttaccaattagttgctccccttaacttcactggccaggtgagttagatgggggagggggtggagccgggcttctgccgatccggatcgatgctcccatgttgacaagacgagacccggggtcctctgcaagacacctcacttttatagcagctttcctcttatgcaaatctataccagattcaaactctgtgtctgtgtctactggtcctttgtgctgctttcttttgagtgttgtcccaatgctgcaaaaagggtgtttccaaaagaaggtgcttgcttctaacccccgaggacgtcagtatgtctgcttgtctttaatgagcccacttgacacgctttattgtccttgggtttggctcccagcccctctccaacagttgaggctgtctggaggtgctgccttccatgccttgctcattcacacctcattcattcaacagggcaattgattaagagtgggggggggggagagctcttgttctactgctagcaaaaagaaatttttcttctatcttattctatccttagggtctataatattataccaagggcaatgcaaagtttctaaaggaggctttgatacaaagtcccatgaaaacagaggtcacacgtgggtagacccaccacaaggttatatgaagaggcacaatgtaaagtcatatgaaaattatcagagatttatctacatctCACAGGGCTCAACCCCATGTCCGCCCCATTTGGGGCTGGCCCCATTTTCCCACAGGCTCCCTGATGGGTGACCCGGCTGTGATGGTgaccctgctgcccagcctgcttgAGGCATTGCCTGGCCAGAGCTTGGCCGGGGAGTTCATCTTCCTGCTGGACCGCTCCGGCAGCATGGCGTGCCCCATGGACGGCCTAGACTACTCGGCCCAGCGCATCGACAGCGCCAAGGTATGGCCagtattcctgggggaattccgcaccaaaaaattaaaaattgtgcacacgttttaaaattctgcaacaatctgcattttttttgtcaaaataacacaatataattttgacagtttcaattattttggtaatgtatttcaaaatatctgtcagcaagtacaTGTGTAACAACACAGACAACAAAAAGATTctattccttactaggcatattaacacaaaactttgagtaattcatttaactacaatacagaaccatatttcctgcccccctcagaagcagtgcaaaggcttgggggagtcaggggtaatggaggagctgaggaagagggaaggagcctggagtgaactgggagggttgttgggtgtggatgGGAGAAGTATGTAacagctttttggggggagtggcaGATTGttggggagttggggagcctcccccatgcagatcctggctgaccccaagcctctcccattcagtcagccacatctgccctgtccccctccccacacccatccccatgtgttcctgcatCTCCCCTACCCCCTTTCCCATGTGGCCTtgcacctccactcccattcagctccTGGCTCAATggtgtcaccccactagctcctcaGCCTGTGCCCCAGTCTATCCCCCCAGCAGCCGCATATGCCCCCCTCTGTCTGTCCTAACCTGGCTCTGCCAgcagggtgctgtgatgaacttctacttctgggggaattctgctgCACTGGGTACTCATagaaatttttttcccccacagaaaatacattctgccccagaagtgctgcagttacGCTGTTTGCCACAACAGCTGGCTGAGTTCATGCTGCTGGCTTCTCTGGCACCATGGCGGCCTCTGGTGGGTGAAAGGCGaaactgcagcacttctcaggCAGAAATGTATTATCTGCAGGAAAAAAATTCTGCAGGACACATGAGTTCTGCGcgtgcgcagtggtgcagaattccatcAGGCGTAACCCTGGCAGGAGGCCATGCTAGATGGGCCGGTGGGACAGAGCCGGGGGGAGCAGCCCAGGCTGGCTTGGCCGGTGGGACAGAGCCGGGGGAGCAGCCCAGGCTGGCTTGGCcggtggggcagagccaggggagcagcccaggctggctgggccCGGAAGGCCTGAGCTGGGGGAAGAGCAGCCTAGGCTGGCTGGGCccgtggggcagagctgggagagggagggggcagctcaGGCTGGCTGGACCTGGGCGGTGACTCCGTCCATCTCTGTCCATCCCCAGGAGACCCTGGTCCTGCTGTTGAAGAGTTTGCCCCTGGGCTGTTATTTCAACATCTATGGCTTTGGGTCTTGGTTCGAGTCCTTCTACCCGTGAGtcaaaggggcagggcagggaggggactgGTTGGGTTAGGGGGCAGGGCTGattggggttgggggcagggtgtctgtgggctgggggcagggctggcagggacagggctggcgggaggcagagctggctgggatcggggtgtccctgggctgggggcagggctggcaggcggtgggggtggctggggttggggtgtcccTGACTCCAGCTGTCCCGGCCCCTAACCCCTcagcgccctctgcaggcagaGCGTGGGATACACCCAGCAGACCATGGCCGAGTCCCTGCAGCGCGTCCAGCAGCTCCAGGCTGACCTGGGGGGCACCGAGATCTTGGCACCGCTACAAGCCATTTACCGCAGCCCCTGCCTGGATGGGCACCCACGCCAGGTAccgggggcagcagcagggcgtCCCGGGGGctcagagaggggctgggggagccaagGGAGGTTGAGGGTGGGGCTTTCAGAAGGGAATGGGGCCGGGGAGGAGAAACTCAGAGACTTTCAGGCCAGAAAGAACCATCCTGATCATCTCATctggcccccacccccctgtgacagctccagcccctggggctgagtCACCGACGCCCCCAAACCCTGAGTTACAAATGTCAGGTCCCAGAGCCCCCCTAGTTACTCCTGTTCAAACCAGCAAATGTCCCAGCTGCCAAGGGGGATGAACcccccagagtctctgccaatctgatgcTGGGGAaaatctcttccccaccccacatgtGGGGGTCAGTGAGCCCCGAGCGTGGGGGTGaaaccccccccagccagcccctgggaAGGATTCTCTGCCCCTCAGCTCTCTTGAGGAGGCTGTTCCCTCCCGGGGGGAGACCctcagagaggggcagggggctttGGGGGCAGCTGACAGGGGGCCATGGTGGGcgcttggagaggggctgggagctggggggcagctgATGGGGGCTTTTGAGGGGGCTCAGAGTAGGAATGGGGCCAACCAGGGGCCGGTGCCCCTGGGGGTGTGAGCAGGGCGTGGCAggcaggagccgggcagggtACCTCTGTGTAAagctggggggcagcgctgggtgcTGCGCTCAGCTCTGGGGGGGCgtcctgcagctggggggcagggagggcacgTGGGGGCATCAGGAGGGTCCAAGAAAGGTGCCCATAGCTGTCAGGCAGGTTAGTGTCTCCAGGGGGTGGTGAAAAGGTGACAGGTGGGGGTTGTGGATCACAGAGACCGGGGAGAAGGTTGGGGTCCCCGtctgtcagcccccccccccccccccggtgagatgtctgggagaggaggaaagggggcTGAGGGGGTTTATGGGGCTGGGGGTCTCCGGGAGGGGGGTCAGTGGGGAAGATTCTCTGGGGGCTTCCCCCATTCCCAGGGGGAGAAGGGTCTCTGGGGAGATTTGGGGTCCCCGGCTCTGACAGCGTCTCTCCCTCGCCAGCTCTTTGTGTTCACGGACGGGGAGGTGAGGAATACCCAGGACGTCATCGCTGAGGTGCAGCGTCACCGGGGGGCCCACAGGTAATGGGGCACctgccccctcagtgccccccccagccctgaccccccccagccctgacccccaacccTGATCTCCAGCCTCTCTGCCATGGAGACCTCTGCCCCTATCATCTCCCcaactctgctttcctgccctgccaccccaTTTCCCTCAGCCCTACTGGCCCATCTCCAactgcgctgcccccaccccagcactggctgtgccccccagctctgcccctctccctcctgtcTCTGCCCCCCTGCAAGTGCTTCTCCTTTGGCATCAGGGAAGGGGCCTCCATGGCTCTGGTCAAAGGCATCGcccgggcagcagggggcagcgccGAGTTCATCACGGGCCAGGACCGCATGCAGCCCaaggtgagaacccaggagtccgggctcccccgctctaacccagcagaccccactcccctcccagagctgggagagaacccaggagtccgggcttcCAGCCCCCCTACTCTAACCCGCCagttcccactccccttccagactGGGGATAGGCCCTGGtgttctggccccaccctgtGTGTGCCGGTCtctcccccaggccctgcagtCTCTGAAGCGGGCCCTGCAGCCGGCCGTGACTGGGATCTCgctgagctgggatctgccccctgGGATGGAGGCAGCGCTGCTGGGCTGGGGCCCTGAGGTGATCTTCCCTGGGCAGCGGTGCCTCATCTACGCCCAGCTCCGCGGGCAGCCCCAGGTGagagagcaaccccccccccccggacacccCCAGGGCTTGGGGTCAGTGACTGAGCCGGTAACTTCCCATCCCCTCCTGGGTGATAACTCTGACCCGCTAACGATGGCCATTGAGCTGGGGGCTCTGTGCTACCCAGCCCCATTGATCTAATGGGGATCGTTAACTCTGACCCCTAACAAGGGATATTGGGCTGGAGTTCTCTGTGCTAACCAACCCCATTGATTTTCTCCCCCCTCACACTGCCCTTCTGACCCCCTTTCTTTGCCTGCAGCCCTCAGACACTGCCGTGGGGGGCGTCACCCTGCAGTACTGCATCCAGGACCAGACCTACAAGGAGATGCTGCAGTTCCCCCTGCAGCCACAGGATGGAGACAGGTGACAGCAATGCTCCCTGGTCCCCATCCTCCCCAAGCCGCTGGGTCCTGTCccacacatccccacccccaacataatAGAGATGGGAGGGGACCTGCCCCAGGTCACAGAAGgaagcaggagtcctggctcccagcctccctgctgtgactactaaaccccactcccctcctatagccagagatagaacccaggagtcctggctcccaacccccccataCACTATCCcactagcccctgctcccctccccagagtgGCAGGAACCCAGGCGTCTGGGGCTCACCCCGTGACTCTCTGTCCCCGGCACAGGCTGCCCATTCACCGGCTGGCAGCCAAGtcactgctgctggagctggaggggGCCGTGGACACCGGGTCGGAGGGGGACCGGCGCCGGGTGCTGGAGACCAGCCTGAGCTTGGGGGTCGTCTGCTCCCTCACGGCCTACGTGGGGGTGGACACAGAGCGGGGGCAGCCAGTGCAGGGGCTGCTGGTGAGACGGGACAGCCCGCTGACAGGTAACCCTGGAGGGGCCAGGGATCCCGGCACCAGGTGCGGTGGGGGGAGAAGGCTCAGGTGGGTGGGGGAACCTGGCACCGGGGGGAGAGTGGGGACAGAGAATTCTAGCACGGGGGATCCCAGTGTGAGAGGAGGGACCCAGAAGCATGGGGGGGGATTATGGTTATGGGCTAATGTCcctttgcccccctccctgccccagctcccatgGGGTTGtgtcgccccctccctgccctcccaggGTCCTGCCCTCATCCATGGGgtgcccctggggctggaggaagggtcCCGGCtagggggaagctgggggggaggggctggatctGGATCTGGGGAGTCACAGCCCGGCGGGGGAGGGACTGGAGCCGGGGGGATCCTGGctcagagggagctggggggagaggaggatggggctgggtgcggggagggggtcccagcctgggggcagggaggaggggtccCAGCGGTGCGTTGGCTCTGGGTGCTGGGGAAAGGGGTTCTTCCCTCTCTTagcttgtctctgtctgtctctgtgtccGTCCGTCCCTCCGTCTGCCCCCGCAGGCTTCAAGGCTGCGGCCAGAATGCAGCACATGGGCGCTATATGGATCCTGCCCGCCCATGGCCAGATGCGCTCCCCGTGCGCTCGGCTGCCCAATGCCAGTGCCCCTCCTCGGGGCCAGGGACCACCTCGCCATGAGCTGCGCCCCCCCCACGtgctcccccagcccagaaccatctgtctcccccccgcacccagaGCTGAGCCAGGGGAGCCCACAGTGAAAGGGCAACCGCAGGGAGTCCTGGGAACACGCCTCGCCGGATGCTGCAGCCCGCcaggtgaggggggcaggggctgggagtcagggcgcCGGGCGGGGGGCGAACGCCAGGATGACGCTTCCTCGGGTCCGAGACAGACGTGCCCTGATGGTCCCGGAGCTGGGCAAGTGTTTAATGGCCACATCCCAGCCGAAGGAACTTCCTGGGCAAAACACCGGTGtgacgctgggggagggggaatctgcaGCTGGGTTTTTTAAGTGCCGTGACCCAAATGATCttgcaacaaaatgaaaaaaaaaaataaggaaactcCCAGGCAATAAACTCTGTGAAGCTGGAGTTTGGGGTGTGAGTTTGTATCAAGCGGCTAAagttttcgggggggggggcaaactggGTGGGCGGGGCGGGCAGGGGGAATCAACCTGGACAGGCCATGTCATTGTTCTGTAACCATCTCCCCACGTCTCTCTCTAGAGCGGGCACCGGAGGAGTCTCCCCTGCTGAGGCTGGTGTCTCTGCAGAATGCCGACGGCTCGTGGGACCTGGACCCCAGCTGGCCGCCGCGCTGGGGGTGAGCGAGACCGACACTAGGGGGAGGATGCCCAGTCGGGTGAGTTCGGGGGGCGAGGGA
Protein-coding regions in this window:
- the LOC101935369 gene encoding von Willebrand factor A domain-containing protein 5A-like, with the protein product MLQVAGVDKRKWGGGGGHVCTVGSCRGAVSPPDMSVPGMHGSCTGHTGQGVGSCWGQGDLRMTLSLQQAQELYRDALAGGQSSFLLQQEGAGGDVFSCSLGNLPPGEEAALTLRYVCELPLEPDGATRYLLPAMLRPRYTPHRWDGEDVTQGVQRVPPGELPYTLSLSITLQLPHGIDRVLSNCSLTPLSYRAGNQTTAQVSLAQEPPWDRDMELLVHYAELHKPSAVLEAGLPEVEPGSLMGDPAVMVTLLPSLLEALPGQSLAGEFIFLLDRSGSMACPMDGLDYSAQRIDSAKETLVLLLKSLPLGCYFNIYGFGSWFESFYPQSVGYTQQTMAESLQRVQQLQADLGGTEILAPLQAIYRSPCLDGHPRQLFVFTDGEVRNTQDVIAEVQRHRGAHRCFSFGIREGASMALVKGIARAAGGSAEFITGQDRMQPKALQSLKRALQPAVTGISLSWDLPPGMEAALLGWGPEVIFPGQRCLIYAQLRGQPQPSDTAVGGVTLQYCIQDQTYKEMLQFPLQPQDGDR